The following proteins are encoded in a genomic region of Coffea eugenioides isolate CCC68of chromosome 6, Ceug_1.0, whole genome shotgun sequence:
- the LOC113775567 gene encoding protein trichome birefringence-like 16, with translation MKGGFYGLKVAQVSLILIGFVCLAVLMLAWTKTTLLTSLDPPESDLSYLTPEIPFSIREAAGTKDVSQNTSSLRVDEKDFVSPLSSKDLEFSAIQSSAEDEHHQYVNSTQRQDCNFGKGRWVIDDARPLYSGLGCKQWLSSMWACRMTQRTDFEYEKLRWRPKDCDMEDFTGPKFLTRMVNKTLAFVGDSLGRQQFQSMMCMITGGEERPDVLDVGKEYGLVKARGATRPDGWAYRFPSTNTTVLYYWSASLCDLEPLNVSNPATDFAMHLDRPPAFLKRFIHKFDVLVLNTGHHWNRGKLKANRWVMHVGGVPNTNRKIAEIAGAKNFTVYSIVGWVNSQLPRYPGLRAFYRSISPRHFFNGDWNTGGTCDNTTPLSAGMEVVEDESIDPLAAGAVKGTGVKLLDITALSQLRDEGHISRYSIKATPGVQDCLHWCLPGVPDTWNEILFAQI, from the exons ATGAAAGGAGGCTTTTATGGCTTGAAGGTTGCACAGGTCTCTCTCATCCTCATTGGTTTCGTATGCCTAGCTGTTCTTATGTTGGCATGGACAAAAACTACGTTGCTCACCTCTTTAGATCCACCTGAGAGTGATTTGTCATATTTGACACCAG AAATTCCTTTCAGCATCAGAGAAGCTGCTGGTACAAAAGATGTTTCACAAAATACGAGTAGTCTAAGAGTGGATGAAAAAGACTTTGTTTCACCGCTGAGTTCTAAGGACCTGGAATTCTCTGCCATACAGTCTTCTGCTGAAGATGAACATCATCAATATGTGAATTCTACACAAAGGCAAG ACTGTAACTTTGGAAAAGGTAGATGGGTTATTGATGATGCTCGACCTCTGTATTCTGGATTGGGTTGTAAGCAATGGTTGTCATCTATGTGGGCTTGCCGCATGACTCAGCGCACTGATTTTGAGTACGAGAAATTACGTTGGCGGCCAAAAGATTGTGACATGGAAGATTTCACAGGTCCAAAATTTTTGACAAG GATGGTGAATAAAACTCTGGCTTTTGTTGGGGATTCATTAGGTAGGCAGCAGTTCCAATCTATGATGTGCATGATCACAGGAGGAGAAGAGAGGCCTGATGTTCTTGATGTGGGAAAGGAGTATGGTCTTGTCAAAGCTCGTGGTGCTACACGCCCTGATGGTTGGGCTTATAGGTTCCCGAGTACCAACACTACCGTCCTTTACTATTGGTCTGCAAGTCTCTGTGACTTGGAGCCCCTTAATGTTTCTAATCCGGCGACTGATTTTGCAATGCATCTGGATCGGCCACCAGCATTTCTGAAGCGTTTTATTCATAAGTTTGATGTTCTTGTCCTAAATACAGGACACCATTGGAACAGAGGGAAGCTTAAGGCCAACCGATGGGTCATGCATGTTGGTGGTGTGCCTAACACCAATAGGAAGATTGCTGAGATTGCAGGCGCCAAGAATTTTACTGTGTATAGTATCGTTGGCTGGGTAAATTCACAGCTTCCCAGGTATCCTGGCTTGAGAGCATTCTATCGGTCAATATCACCAAGACATTTCTTTAATGGAGATTGGAATACTGGAGGAACCTGTGACAATACCACTCCTCTGTCTGCTGGAATGGAAGTTGTAGAAGATGAGTCTATTGATCCCCTTGCTGCTGGGGCAGTTAAAGGAACTGGTGTTAAGCTCTTAGACATCACAGCTTTGTCTCAGCTGAGAGATGAGGGTCATATATCTCGGTACAGTATTAAAGCCACACCAGGAGTGCAAGATTGTTTGCACTGGTGCTTACCTGGTGTTCCAGATACATGGAATGAAATTCTTTTTGCACAAATCTGA
- the LOC113776455 gene encoding inter-alpha-trypsin inhibitor heavy chain H3 isoform X1: MAEEFARAVEDGLRLSKRIYFGKDRAVAPPKPITPMDKTPQQMYLPTAVMIYAVIGDPAIVDNPDVPSYQPHVHGRCDPPALIPLQMNGVSLEVDCFLDTAFVTVSGSWRVHCVMGSRGCDCRIVIPMGEQGSILGVEVEVPKKSYSTQLISMDDERNAEKGAKAEDVCFLKPHIFTLTIPQVDGGSNLSVKVKWSQKLSYHDGQFTLNIPFSFPDYVTPAGKKISKKEKIHLNVNCGPETEVLCKTTSHPLKELRRQAGQLGFSYESEVLTWSSCDFIFTYNISTSQMYGGALLQSPSLFDVDRREAFCFYLFPGNQSRKVFKKTLIFVIDISGSMRGKPLDDTKNAILSSLSKLDSEDLFNVIAFNGETYIFSSTLVPATTEAIEKVTEWINMNLIAGGSTNILLPLTQAMEMLSDTKSSIPIIFLITDGAVEDERRICDVMKRRLMDKRKMFPRIYTFGIGSFCNHYFLRMLAMIGRGHHDASYDADSIDVRIEGLFTRASSIILANIALENVGDLDEFEVYPSRIPDLSSVSPLIVSGRYQGTFPDTLAVSGIFADISNFSADLKVHHAKDIPLHKVQAKQEIELLTAEAWFAENKELETKIAKLSLQNSVISEFTHLLLLETDTVNKKQQVPKKVDPQRAEDPKARKIIVKRNLGVGFGNLTATADNIPPGSDETKPPEAAELIVKAASNCCGKLCDYCCCMCCIKVCSRLNDQCAVVLTQLCGSLACLGCYSCCGACCPGQDG; this comes from the exons ATGGCGGAGGAGTTTGCGAGGGCCGTGGAGGACGGCTTAAGGCTTTCTAAGCGAATCTACTTTGGGAAAGATAGGGCTGTTGCGCCTCCCAAGCCGATCACGCCCATGGACAAGACGCCCCAGCAGATGTATTTGCCCACGGCCGTCATGATTTATGCCGTCATCGGTGACCCGGCTATCGTCGATAACCCTGACGTTCCCAGCTATCAGCCTCACGTGCACGGCAGGTGCGATCCTCCCGCGCTCATTCCGCTCCAGATGAACGGCGTTTCGCTGGAAGTTGATTGCTTTTTGGACACGGCTTTCGTTACCGTTAGCGGCTCCTGGCGAGTGCATTGCGTCATGGGTAGCCGCGGCTGTGATTGTCGTATTGTAATTCCTATGGGTGAACAG GGTTCAATTCTAGGTGTCGAGGTTGAGGTGCCCAAAAAATCATATTCTACTCAATTAATTTCTATGGACGACGAAAGAAATGCAGAGAAGGGAGCCAAAGCTGAAGATGTGTGCTTTTTAAAGCCGCATATCTTCACTCTTACCATACCACAG gTTGATGGGGGATCAAATCTTTCTGTTAAGGTTAAATGGTCTCAGAAATTATCATATCATGATGGCCAGTTCACCTTGAATATTCCCTTTAGTTTCCCTGACTATGTCACACCTGCTGGAaagaaaatttctaaaaaggaaaagatacaCCTAAATGTGAATTGTGGTCCAGAAACAGAGGTTTTGTGCAAGACAACCAGCCATCCTCTCAAG GAGCTAAGGCGCCAAGCAGGACAGTTGGGTTTCTCATATGAATCAGAAGTTCTTACATGGTCAAGTTGTGACTTCATCTTTACGTATAAT ATTTCTACCAGTCAAATGTATGGTGGTGCGCTTTTACAATCTCCATCACTGTTTGACGTTGATCGACGAGAAGCTTTCTGCTTCTATCTTTTTCCCGGAAACCAGTCTAGAAAG gtcttcaagaaaacattgataTTCGTCATAGACATAAGTGGAAGCATGAGGGGAAAGCCTCTTGATGATACCAAGAATGCTATTCTTTCATCTCTGTCAAAGCTCGACTCTGAGGACCTATTTAATGTAATAGCATTCAATGGTGAAACTTATATATTCTCATCAACACTGGTGCCAGCTACCACAGAAGCTATTGAGAAAGTCACTGAGTGGATTAACATGAATCTTATTGCAGGCGGCagtacaaatattttacttcctTTGACTCAG GCAATGGAGATGTTATCTGATACCAAAAGTTCCATTcctattatttttctcatcaccGATGGCGCCGTTGAAGATGAGAGACGCATTTGTGATGTTATGAAACGTCGCTTGatggataagagaaaaatgttCCCACGAATTTATACATTTGGGATAG GTTCATTCTGTAACCATTATTTCCTTCGGATGCTTGCGATGATTGGCCGTGGCCACCATGATGCTTCTTATGATGCAG ATTCCATCGACGTTCGAATAGAAGGCTTATTTACTAGAGCTTCATCCATCATTCTGGCGAATATTGCCTTGGAGAATGTGGGTGATCTTGATGAATTTGAG GTGTATCCTTCTCGAATTCCAGATCTTTCATCTGTAAGCCCGTTGATAGTATCAGGGAGGTATCAGGGGACATTCCCTGATACCCTTGCAGTTTCAGGAATCTTTGCAGATATAAGCAATTTTTCTGCAGACCTGAAAGTACACCATGCAAAGGACATACCTCTTCACAAG GTACAAGCAAAGCAAGAGATTGAACTACTCACAGCAGAAGCCTGGTTTGCAGAAAATAAGGAGCTTGAGACAAAG ATTGCAAAATTGAGCCTTCAGAATTCTGTAATTTCTGAGTTCACTCATTTACTCTTGCTTGAGACTGACACGGTGAACAAAAAACAG CAGGTTCCAAAGAAAGTTGATCCTCAAAGAGCTGAAGATCCAAAGGCTCGGAAAATAATAGTGAAACGGAACCTTGGAGTTGGTTTTGGCAACTTAACGGCTACAGCTGACAATATTCCGCCAGGATCTGATGAAACTAAACCTCCAGAAGCAGCTGAGCTTATAGTAAAGGCAGCATCTAACTGTTGTGGGAAACTCTGCGATTACTGCTGCTGCATGTGCTGTATTAAAGTATGCTCACGGTTGAATGACCAGTGTGCAGTTGTCCTAACGCAACTCTGCGGTTCCTTGGCATGCCTAGGCTGCTACAGTTGTTGTGGTGCATGCTGCCCCGGGCAGGATGGATGA
- the LOC113776455 gene encoding inter-alpha-trypsin inhibitor heavy chain H3 isoform X2, with protein MAEEFARAVEDGLRLSKRIYFGKDRAVAPPKPITPMDKTPQQMYLPTAVMIYAVIGDPAIVDNPDVPSYQPHVHGRCDPPALIPLQMNGVSLEVDCFLDTAFVTVSGSWRVHCVMGSRGCDCRIVIPMGEQGSILGVEVEVPKKSYSTQLISMDDERNAEKGAKAEDVCFLKPHIFTLTIPQVDGGSNLSVKVKWSQKLSYHDGQFTLNIPFSFPDYVTPAGKKISKKEKIHLNVNCGPETEVLCKTTSHPLKELRRQAGQLGFSYESEVLTWSSCDFIFTYNISTSQMYGGALLQSPSLFDVDRREAFCFYLFPGNQSRKVFKKTLIFVIDISGSMRGKPLDDTKNAILSSLSKLDSEDLFNVIAFNGETYIFSSTLVPATTEAIEKVTEWINMNLIAGGSTNILLPLTQAMEMLSDTKSSIPIIFLITDGAVEDERRICDVMKRRLMDKRKMFPRIYTFGIGSFCNHYFLRMLAMIGRGHHDASYDADSIDVRIEGLFTRASSIILANIALENVGDLDEFEVYPSRIPDLSSVSPLIVSGRYQGTFPDTLAVSGIFADISNFSADLKVHHAKDIPLHKVQAKQEIELLTAEAWFAENKELETKIAKLSLQNSVISEFTHLLLLETDTVNKKQVPKKVDPQRAEDPKARKIIVKRNLGVGFGNLTATADNIPPGSDETKPPEAAELIVKAASNCCGKLCDYCCCMCCIKVCSRLNDQCAVVLTQLCGSLACLGCYSCCGACCPGQDG; from the exons ATGGCGGAGGAGTTTGCGAGGGCCGTGGAGGACGGCTTAAGGCTTTCTAAGCGAATCTACTTTGGGAAAGATAGGGCTGTTGCGCCTCCCAAGCCGATCACGCCCATGGACAAGACGCCCCAGCAGATGTATTTGCCCACGGCCGTCATGATTTATGCCGTCATCGGTGACCCGGCTATCGTCGATAACCCTGACGTTCCCAGCTATCAGCCTCACGTGCACGGCAGGTGCGATCCTCCCGCGCTCATTCCGCTCCAGATGAACGGCGTTTCGCTGGAAGTTGATTGCTTTTTGGACACGGCTTTCGTTACCGTTAGCGGCTCCTGGCGAGTGCATTGCGTCATGGGTAGCCGCGGCTGTGATTGTCGTATTGTAATTCCTATGGGTGAACAG GGTTCAATTCTAGGTGTCGAGGTTGAGGTGCCCAAAAAATCATATTCTACTCAATTAATTTCTATGGACGACGAAAGAAATGCAGAGAAGGGAGCCAAAGCTGAAGATGTGTGCTTTTTAAAGCCGCATATCTTCACTCTTACCATACCACAG gTTGATGGGGGATCAAATCTTTCTGTTAAGGTTAAATGGTCTCAGAAATTATCATATCATGATGGCCAGTTCACCTTGAATATTCCCTTTAGTTTCCCTGACTATGTCACACCTGCTGGAaagaaaatttctaaaaaggaaaagatacaCCTAAATGTGAATTGTGGTCCAGAAACAGAGGTTTTGTGCAAGACAACCAGCCATCCTCTCAAG GAGCTAAGGCGCCAAGCAGGACAGTTGGGTTTCTCATATGAATCAGAAGTTCTTACATGGTCAAGTTGTGACTTCATCTTTACGTATAAT ATTTCTACCAGTCAAATGTATGGTGGTGCGCTTTTACAATCTCCATCACTGTTTGACGTTGATCGACGAGAAGCTTTCTGCTTCTATCTTTTTCCCGGAAACCAGTCTAGAAAG gtcttcaagaaaacattgataTTCGTCATAGACATAAGTGGAAGCATGAGGGGAAAGCCTCTTGATGATACCAAGAATGCTATTCTTTCATCTCTGTCAAAGCTCGACTCTGAGGACCTATTTAATGTAATAGCATTCAATGGTGAAACTTATATATTCTCATCAACACTGGTGCCAGCTACCACAGAAGCTATTGAGAAAGTCACTGAGTGGATTAACATGAATCTTATTGCAGGCGGCagtacaaatattttacttcctTTGACTCAG GCAATGGAGATGTTATCTGATACCAAAAGTTCCATTcctattatttttctcatcaccGATGGCGCCGTTGAAGATGAGAGACGCATTTGTGATGTTATGAAACGTCGCTTGatggataagagaaaaatgttCCCACGAATTTATACATTTGGGATAG GTTCATTCTGTAACCATTATTTCCTTCGGATGCTTGCGATGATTGGCCGTGGCCACCATGATGCTTCTTATGATGCAG ATTCCATCGACGTTCGAATAGAAGGCTTATTTACTAGAGCTTCATCCATCATTCTGGCGAATATTGCCTTGGAGAATGTGGGTGATCTTGATGAATTTGAG GTGTATCCTTCTCGAATTCCAGATCTTTCATCTGTAAGCCCGTTGATAGTATCAGGGAGGTATCAGGGGACATTCCCTGATACCCTTGCAGTTTCAGGAATCTTTGCAGATATAAGCAATTTTTCTGCAGACCTGAAAGTACACCATGCAAAGGACATACCTCTTCACAAG GTACAAGCAAAGCAAGAGATTGAACTACTCACAGCAGAAGCCTGGTTTGCAGAAAATAAGGAGCTTGAGACAAAG ATTGCAAAATTGAGCCTTCAGAATTCTGTAATTTCTGAGTTCACTCATTTACTCTTGCTTGAGACTGACACGGTGAACAAAAAACAG GTTCCAAAGAAAGTTGATCCTCAAAGAGCTGAAGATCCAAAGGCTCGGAAAATAATAGTGAAACGGAACCTTGGAGTTGGTTTTGGCAACTTAACGGCTACAGCTGACAATATTCCGCCAGGATCTGATGAAACTAAACCTCCAGAAGCAGCTGAGCTTATAGTAAAGGCAGCATCTAACTGTTGTGGGAAACTCTGCGATTACTGCTGCTGCATGTGCTGTATTAAAGTATGCTCACGGTTGAATGACCAGTGTGCAGTTGTCCTAACGCAACTCTGCGGTTCCTTGGCATGCCTAGGCTGCTACAGTTGTTGTGGTGCATGCTGCCCCGGGCAGGATGGATGA
- the LOC113776454 gene encoding pentatricopeptide repeat-containing protein At1g71210, mitochondrial, giving the protein MLTVRYARQTRSSYLYPLPLYLLYSTSSAAASKLQAHQAILPTSPSSSPTSPVSSFSRAEVHQASDVLLPFKEWFLSRKIPLLDRIFEILRMDDNAAAEASLCRLNLRLSESLVLDVLNYGKSDRDLLSCLKFFDWSGRQVGFEHTRATFHAIFTILSKAKLMSLMLEFLGNYKKQKYVQQGRFYSTLVIGYSVAGKPEIALQLLGKIRFQGIDLDDFSYHVLLNSLVEHGYFDVVDVVADQIRLRGYVNGITHSILVKSFCKQKDLDRAEKYLRQLMTEDVNGKVALNGILVATFVDALCKNKEFERAGMLVEELKKLGSVPLQPAYGVWIRDLVQAGKLDGALELKAKMETHEYVPDIFRYNSLVSRLLRQNRLEEVFDLLIEMKEQNIIPDGFTMNATLCFFCKAGMLDVAMGLYDSRAEFGLSVNSMAYNYLVNSLFEDVTIDDAYQVLKDAIEQGYFPGKKTFSIITDALCREKKLNKMMELVLVALEKNFVLSESIYDKFISALCRSNKLEDGYLLHGQLNRLNRVPSRITYFNLIRGFYQSGRGDIAANLLIEMQEKGHMPNRKLFRAVICHLCQMDDPEKQFFRLLEMQLSRYEPTCNFYNSFIDGAGHAGKYHLARHVYKMMERSGIIPNMRSDLLMLQSYLKSDKISDALNFFRDLLKRTKIGKKLWHTMIVGLCRACRPDYALEIFWEMRGNQLRPSIECYEELVKLLCARKEYYAALEVIDDLSKIGRPMSSFIGNVLLLHSCSSRELFNAWYNSRNLQNLTTHSMAIGKLIDACSDSIGGDQDINAMEELIRQCFPLDLYTYNMLLRRISLSQINLAYEYLNQLRKKGHEPNRWSYDIVVRGLLKFGRIAEARKIMEVMYRKGFDLTERTRLCV; this is encoded by the coding sequence ATGCTAACCGTTCGATACGCTCGCCAAACCAGGTCCTCCTATCTCTACCCTCTTCCCCTCTACTTATTATACTCCACTTCCTCCGCCGCCGCCTCCAAACTACAAGCCCACCAAGCTATCCTACCAACTTCACCATCTTCATCCCCAACGTCGCCAGTTTCCTCCTTTTCCCGCGCCGAAGTACATCAAGCGAGTGATGTCTTATTGCCATTCAAAGAATGGTTTTTGTCCCGGAAAATCCCATTACTGGATCGAATCTTCGAGATTTTGCGGATGGACGATAACGCCGCCGCTGAGGCTTCCCTCTGCCGTTTGAACCTCAGGTTATCGGAGTCCTTAGTTCTCGATGTATTGAATTATGGCAAATCCGACAGGGATTTGCTTTCTTGTCTGAAATTTTTTGATTGGTCTGGGCGGCAGGTCGGTTTTGAGCACACTCGGGCGACTTTTCACGCGATTTTTACCATTCTTTCCAAGGCTAAGCTAATGTCTTTGATGCTAGAATTTTTAGGGAACTATAAGAAGCAAAAATATGTTCAACAAGGGCGGTTTTATAGTACTTTAGTGATTGGGTACTCAGTTGCGGGCAAACCTGAGATTGCACTCCAACTGTTGGGTAAAATTCGCTTTCAAGGAATTGACTTGGACGATTTCTCTTACCATGTTTTGTTGAATTCTTTGGTTGAACATGGctattttgatgttgtggatgTGGTTGCCGATCAAATCAGACTTCGTGGATATGTGAATGGTATCACGCATTCCATATTGGTGAAGAGTTTTTGCAAGCAGAAGGATTTGGATAGGGCCGAGAAGTATTTAAGGCAGTTGATGACGGAGGATGTGAATGGGAAGGTAGCGTTAAATGGGATTCTTGTGGCCACATTTGTGGATGCTTTGTGTAAGAATAAAGAGTTTGAGAGGGCTGGTATGTTGGTGGAGGAGCTGAAAAAATTGGGTAGTGTTCCATTGCAGCCTGCCTATGGTGTGTGGATTAGGGACCTTGTTCAAGCTGGGAAGTTAGATGGGGCATTGGAGTTGAAGGCTAAGATGGAAACTCATGAGTATGTCCCGGATATATTTCGGTACAACAGTTTGGTGTCTAGACTGTTGAGGCAGAATAGACTGGAGGAGGTGTTTGACTTGTTGATAGAGATGAAAGAGCAGAACATAATACCTGACGGGTTTACTATGAATGCTACATTGTGTTTTTTTTGTAAGGCAGGGATGTTGGATGTTGCAATGGGGTTGTATGATTCGAGGGCAGAGTTTGGTCTTTCCGTGAATAGCATGGCTTACAACTATCTTGTAAACAGTCTCTTTGAGGATGTGACTATTGATGACGCCTATCAGGTACTAAAAGATGCAATTGAACAAGGTTATTTCCCTGGTAAAAAGACTTTTTCTATCATTACTGACGCTCTCTGCAGAGAGAAGAAGCTTAATAAGATGATGGAGTTGGTTCTTGTTGCTCTTGAGAAGAATTTTGTGCTTAGCGAATCGATCTATGACAAGTTCATATCCGCTTTGTGTAGGTCCAACAAATTGGAGGATGGTTACTTGTTACATGGGCAGCTCAACAGATTAAACAGGGTACCTAGCAGGATCACTTATTTTAACTTGATTAGAGGCTTTTACCAGTCTGGTAGGGGGGATATTGCTGCTAATCTACTAATAGAGATGCAAGAAAAGGGTCACATGCCAAACAGGAAATTATTTAGAGCTGTTATTTGCCATTTATGTCAGATGGATGATCCAGAGAAGCAGTTCTTCAGATTGTTGGAAATGCAACTCTCTCGCTATGAACCTACCTGCAATTTTTACAATTCCTTCATTGATGGAGCTGGGCATGCTGGAAAATATCATTTGGCTAGACATGTTTATAAAATGATGGAGAGAAGTGGTATTATACCAAATATGAGGTCTGACTTATTAATGTTGCAAAGTTATCTAAAAAGTGACAAGATCTCTGATGCTTTAAATTTCTTCCGAGATTTGTTGAAGAGAACGAAGATTGGGAAAAAGCTATGGCACACGATGATTGTTGGTCTTTGCAGAGCCTGTAGGCCAGACTATGCCCTGGAGATCTTCTGGGAGATGAGGGGAAACCAATTGAGACCAAGTATTGAATGCTATGAAGAACTTGTAAAGTTGCTTTGTGCTCGTAAAGAGTATTATGCGGCTTTAGAAGTTATTGATGATTTGTCAAAAATTGGTCGCCCAATGTCATCATTTATAGGGAATGTACTACTTTTACATTCTTGTAGCTCTCGTGAACTCTTCAATGCTTGGTATAATTCACGAAATCTGCAAAATTTGACAACTCATAGTATGGCAATTGGCAAGCTAATTGATGCCTGTTCTGATTCTATTGGAGGGGACCAAGACATTAATGCTATGGAAGAACTGATCCGACAATGCTTTCCTCTTGACTTGTATACATACAATATGTTGTTGAGAAGGATAAGCTTAAGCCAGATAAATCTTGCCTATGAATACCTTAACCAGTTACGCAAAAAGGGGCATGAGCCAAATCGATGGAGTTACGATATAGTAGTGCGTGGTCTTCTGAAATTTGGTCGGATTGCAGAGGCTAGAAAAATTATGGAAGTGATGTATCGTAAAGGATTTGATCTCACTGAGCGAACAAGGCTATGTGTGTAG
- the LOC113776285 gene encoding protein LAZ1 homolog 2, whose protein sequence is MSLSQSSFSYLHHPATLIAGCFGLLAVVLSILLILQHLRSYTNPAEQKWIVAVLFMVPVYATESILSLWNPSFSLACDILRNCYEAFALYSFGSYLIACLGGEQKVIELLEDESRQMKEPLLEGEENPESKGRRICNFIFQPCVLGKDLLITEKFGLVQYMILKTVCAFLALILELFGVYGDGEFKWYYGYPYFAVVLNFSQMWALYCLVQFYNVTHQRLQAIKPLAKFISFKAIVFATWWQGVGIALLCSFGFLPREGKFQTGLQDFLICIEMAIAAVSHMFVFSAKPYHFIPASEHGKITSQKTEAVVKIEEDGEVKPTILEKTETEVEAAGTSVKESVQDIVVEGGQKVVKDVVLTINQAIEPVEKGVIKIQETFHHTSVSSNDNKEKPEVKVEEHEQNVMSGG, encoded by the exons ATGTCACTCTCTCAAAGCTCATTCAGTTATCTCCACCATCCAGCCACCTTAATTGCAGGATGCTTTGGTTTGCTGGCTGTAGTGCTCTCCATTCTCTTGATTCTCCAACATCTTAGATCTTATACCAATCCAGCG GAGCAAAAGTGGATTGTAGCTGTTTTATTCATGGTTCCTGTTTATGCAACAGAGTCA ATTTTATCACTGTGGAATCCAAGTTTCTCCCTGGCATGTGACATCCTAAGAAACTGCTATGAAGCATTTGCACTTTATTCTTTTGGGAGTTACTTGATTGCATGCCTTG GTGGTGAACAGAAAGTCATAGAACTGCTGGAAGATGAATCAAGACAAATGAAAGAGCCATTACTAGAAGGTGAGGAGAATCCTGAGTCAAAAGGAAGAAGAATTTGCAATTTCATCTTCCAGCCTTGTGTGCTTGGGAAGGACCTTCTTATAACAGAAAAATTTGGTCTAGTACAATAT ATGATTTTGAAGACTGTTTGTGCATTTTTAGCTCTTATCCTTGAGCTCTTTGGAGTGTATGGTGATGGGGAGTTTAAGTGGTACTACGG GTACCCATATTTTGCAGTGGTTTTGAACTTCAGTCAGATGTGGGCATTGTATTGCCTTGTTCAGTTCTATAATGTAACTCATCAAAGACTTCAGGCAATAAAACCCCTTGCAAAATTCATTAGCTTCAAGGCAATTGTTTTTGCTACATGGTGGCAAGGAGTAGGTATTGCATTGTTGTGCTCTTTTGGTTTTCTGCCAAGGGAGGGGAAGTTTCAGACAGGGCTGCAAGATTTTTTGATCTGCATAGAA ATGGCCATTGCAGCTGTCTCTCACATGTTCGTTTTCTCAGCCAAGCCTTATCATTTTATTCCGGCTTCTGAGCACGGGAAAATTACCTCCCAGAAAACAGAAGCAGTGGTGAAGATAGAAGAAGACGGTGAAGTAAAACCAACTATTCTTGAAAAGACAGAAACCGAGGTAGAGGCTGCTGGAACAAGCGTAAAAGAAAGTGTCCAGGATATTGTTGTTGAAGGAGGTCAAAAG GTTGTCAAGGATGTCGTCTTGACCATAAACCAGGCAATCGAACCTGTAGAAAAGGGTGTGATTAAAATTCAGGAAACCTTCCACCACACATCAGTTTCATCCAATGACAACAAGGAAAAGCCAGAAGTAAAGGTTGAAGAACATGAGCAGAATGTCATGAGCGGCGGATAA